From the Exiguobacterium aurantiacum genome, one window contains:
- a CDS encoding DUF2922 domain-containing protein — protein MTETKVEIAFLDMFNKVSRFRLNNVKQPVDPLKVQALADFMVANDPLGKSVVKWTEIKMIEGTQTVLNVQ, from the coding sequence ATGACTGAAACTAAAGTAGAAATCGCATTTTTGGACATGTTCAATAAAGTATCCCGCTTCCGTTTGAACAACGTGAAACAACCGGTCGATCCGTTGAAAGTTCAAGCGCTCGCCGACTTCATGGTCGCCAACGACCCGCTCGGTAAGAGCGTCGTCAAATGGACGGAGATCAAGATGATCGAAGGCACGCAGACCGTGTTGAACGTTCAATAA
- a CDS encoding helix-turn-helix domain-containing protein → MNSLDFALNTSIPSAQLDFDHTDLTFYATDWDDYRPENAKPLLYNERPLTVYPLKELSRAFHVAGIPRSQQQLIKWETDGVLPPTPFTMGRKRFYTENQIRTIVDIALECGLRPRTHVKKTRFSEVAHKELTYILQLELKTELPHE, encoded by the coding sequence ATGAACAGCTTAGACTTCGCACTCAACACTTCTATTCCTTCCGCTCAACTCGACTTCGACCATACCGACCTGACGTTTTACGCGACCGACTGGGATGATTATCGCCCTGAAAACGCGAAGCCGCTCCTGTACAACGAACGCCCATTGACCGTCTATCCACTAAAAGAACTGAGCCGTGCGTTTCATGTCGCCGGGATTCCCCGCAGCCAGCAACAGCTGATCAAATGGGAAACCGACGGCGTCTTGCCACCGACCCCGTTCACGATGGGACGTAAGCGCTTTTATACGGAAAATCAGATTCGGACCATCGTCGACATCGCATTGGAATGCGGACTGCGTCCTCGGACACATGTGAAAAAAACACGTTTTTCCGAGGTGGCCCATAAAGAATTAACTTACATACTTCAACTAGAATTGAAAACTGAACTCCCGCATGAATGA
- a CDS encoding response regulator transcription factor, protein MEQPRILIVDDEKDLCTLIQKALEKEGFREIRTAHTIRDGFAAFTGFAPHLAILDVMLPDGEGYELCRRIRNTSNIPILFLSAKSDEVDKILGLAIGGDDYITKPFSPKEVAFRVKAQLRRVSLYDAPELPADTIVGPFRLNADGTEVYRDGVRLELTAKEVGLLACFLRNPKRILSKETLFTQVWGEEFYGADNTVMVHMRRLREKIEPNPSQPTYIKTVKGLGYKFEA, encoded by the coding sequence ATGGAACAACCACGCATCTTGATCGTCGACGACGAGAAAGATTTGTGTACGCTCATCCAAAAAGCGTTAGAGAAAGAGGGCTTCCGCGAGATTCGGACGGCCCATACGATTCGAGATGGGTTCGCGGCGTTCACCGGGTTCGCACCCCATCTCGCCATCCTCGACGTCATGTTGCCAGACGGTGAGGGCTATGAACTGTGTCGGCGAATTCGGAACACGTCGAACATACCGATCTTGTTTCTGTCCGCCAAGTCGGACGAGGTCGACAAGATTCTCGGCCTCGCCATCGGCGGCGACGACTATATCACGAAGCCGTTCAGCCCGAAAGAAGTCGCCTTCCGCGTCAAGGCGCAACTCCGCCGCGTCTCGCTCTACGACGCGCCTGAACTTCCGGCCGACACGATCGTCGGCCCGTTCCGGTTGAACGCGGACGGCACCGAGGTGTATCGCGATGGCGTCCGGCTCGAGCTGACGGCAAAAGAAGTCGGCCTGCTCGCCTGCTTCTTGCGCAACCCGAAGCGGATTCTCAGCAAAGAGACGCTGTTCACGCAAGTGTGGGGCGAAGAGTTCTATGGTGCCGACAACACCGTCATGGTGCACATGCGCCGGCTCCGCGAAAAAATCGAACCGAATCCGTCCCAACCGACCTACATCAAGACGGTCAAAGGGCTCGGTTACAAGTTCGAGGCATAG
- a CDS encoding YxeA family protein, whose amino-acid sequence MKKGIIASLALIIVIIGLVNIDWQRLGKDHVYVQVGEATEVEETTLDSGDVVRRYVYSTDALTKDGDAQAVTFTAAKELRSGAYLKLYVKNGDEVTSYDEVSVADIPEAAREKL is encoded by the coding sequence ATGAAAAAAGGAATCATCGCGAGCCTCGCGCTCATCATCGTCATCATTGGGCTCGTCAATATCGATTGGCAACGGCTTGGGAAGGATCATGTCTACGTGCAAGTCGGGGAGGCGACGGAAGTGGAAGAGACGACGCTCGATTCGGGCGACGTCGTCCGTCGCTACGTCTATTCAACGGATGCGCTGACAAAGGACGGGGATGCGCAAGCGGTTACGTTCACGGCGGCGAAAGAGCTTCGGAGCGGGGCGTACTTGAAGCTGTACGTCAAAAATGGAGATGAGGTCACGTCGTACGATGAAGTGTCGGTCGCGGACATTCCCGAGGCGGCTCGTGAGAAATTATAA
- a CDS encoding YvrJ family protein, whose amino-acid sequence MSWPELISNLGFPIVVSLYLLHRIETRLERMIQLLERLDSTYPSEL is encoded by the coding sequence ATGAGCTGGCCCGAACTCATCTCGAATCTCGGCTTCCCGATCGTCGTCTCGCTCTATCTGCTTCACCGGATCGAGACGCGCCTTGAGCGCATGATTCAACTGCTCGAACGTCTCGACTCGACCTATCCATCTGAATTGTAA
- a CDS encoding ABC transporter permease, with protein sequence MTLFDLAKKNVVRNLSRYALYVGTTIFSIIIYFTFATLKHSDEISGMAETSGQIRSLMNASTFILLVFVALFIAYSNAFFLKGRKREVGLYSLLGVRKKQIGTLLLFENLVIGAVSLLVGIGLGLLGSNALLQLLLRLMNSDLSIGFTVATSALIETTLVFVAIFLFTSFQGYRVIYRFKLIELFHADKKGEDVPQASPFMALLGVLVLGAAYWIALQDLATSPLWGYLTAAMPLLIIGLTIVGSGLLFHSVLIFILARLKAKERFAWRRLNLLTTSQLLYRIRGNAKTLTLISIISATAITAGGAIFSVYYYAEQQVTSYAPYTFAWQGETRVIDADVLHQTTVLEKTVRVAGEMGEREYGVIDESTFRDVASDMGWETPETLAANQVYLIDPFYDERFSIDVTEVELDGVKHEVASRYEETPLNVMTFGGLLLVTPDDVFTALPEPAVTYQAVSVADYKEQTALSESLSDEANFSSATALYSEAMAVHGALLFVGSFLGLVFLVATGSIIYFKTMTEAEEDRPKYAVLRKVGISKRDVKRTIRQQVAVVFLAPFSLGIVHASVALVAFSRLLGMDFTVPVLVWMGVYSAIYTLYYVLTVRRFTKQVI encoded by the coding sequence ATGACGCTGTTTGATCTCGCGAAGAAGAACGTCGTCCGCAACTTGTCGCGCTATGCGCTCTACGTCGGGACGACCATCTTCTCGATCATCATCTATTTCACGTTCGCGACGCTCAAACATAGCGATGAGATCAGCGGCATGGCCGAGACGTCGGGGCAGATTCGAAGTTTAATGAACGCCTCGACGTTCATCTTGCTCGTCTTCGTGGCTTTGTTCATCGCCTACTCAAACGCTTTCTTTTTAAAAGGGAGAAAACGCGAGGTCGGGCTCTATTCGCTCCTCGGGGTGCGCAAGAAACAGATCGGGACTCTTCTTTTGTTCGAGAACCTCGTCATCGGGGCGGTGTCGCTCCTCGTCGGGATCGGACTCGGTCTGCTCGGGTCGAACGCGCTGTTACAGCTGTTGCTCCGCTTGATGAACAGCGACTTGTCGATCGGCTTCACGGTCGCGACGTCGGCCCTCATCGAGACGACGCTCGTGTTCGTGGCCATCTTCTTGTTCACATCGTTCCAAGGCTATCGGGTCATCTACCGCTTCAAATTGATCGAGCTGTTCCATGCCGACAAGAAAGGCGAGGACGTCCCTCAGGCGAGCCCGTTCATGGCACTCCTCGGGGTGCTCGTCCTCGGTGCGGCCTATTGGATCGCGCTGCAAGACTTGGCGACGTCACCGCTCTGGGGGTATCTCACGGCGGCGATGCCACTCCTTATCATCGGCCTCACAATCGTCGGGTCGGGCCTGTTGTTCCATAGCGTGCTCATCTTCATCCTCGCCCGCTTGAAAGCGAAAGAGCGCTTTGCGTGGCGCCGGCTCAACTTGTTGACGACGTCACAGCTCCTGTACCGGATTCGCGGCAACGCCAAGACGCTCACGCTCATCAGCATCATCAGTGCGACGGCGATCACGGCCGGCGGGGCCATCTTCAGCGTCTATTATTATGCTGAGCAACAAGTCACGTCGTACGCCCCGTACACGTTCGCCTGGCAAGGCGAGACGCGTGTCATCGACGCCGACGTGCTCCATCAGACGACGGTCCTCGAGAAGACGGTCCGTGTCGCTGGGGAGATGGGGGAACGGGAATACGGCGTCATCGACGAGTCGACGTTCCGAGACGTCGCGTCCGATATGGGCTGGGAAACACCTGAAACACTAGCGGCCAATCAAGTCTATTTGATCGACCCGTTCTATGACGAGCGGTTCTCGATTGACGTGACCGAGGTCGAACTTGACGGTGTGAAGCATGAAGTCGCCTCCCGCTATGAGGAGACACCACTCAACGTCATGACGTTCGGCGGCTTGCTCCTCGTGACGCCGGATGACGTGTTCACGGCACTGCCGGAACCGGCGGTGACGTACCAGGCCGTCTCGGTCGCCGATTATAAAGAACAGACCGCCTTGTCGGAGTCGTTATCGGACGAGGCGAACTTCTCGAGCGCGACGGCGTTGTATAGCGAGGCGATGGCCGTGCATGGTGCACTGTTGTTCGTCGGCAGTTTCCTCGGACTCGTCTTCCTCGTCGCCACCGGCAGCATCATCTACTTCAAGACGATGACCGAGGCGGAAGAGGACCGGCCCAAATACGCGGTGCTCCGGAAAGTCGGCATCTCGAAACGGGACGTGAAACGAACGATCCGTCAACAGGTCGCCGTTGTGTTCCTGGCGCCGTTCTCACTCGGGATCGTGCATGCCTCGGTCGCCCTCGTCGCATTCTCGCGGTTGCTTGGGATGGATTTCACGGTGCCGGTGCTCGTCTGGATGGGTGTGTATAGCGCCATCTATACGCTCTACTACGTGTTGACCGTACGCCGATTCACGAAACAAGTGATATAA
- a CDS encoding ABC transporter ATP-binding protein: MNPLLQVDAIQKTYVTGGNAFHALDGVSFTIDHGEFVGIMGPSGAGKSTLLNVLATIDTPTNGDILVDGENIAKLEEEALSDFRRDHLGFIFQDYNLLDSLTVRENILLPLAVTKTPVDETRSRVDALAKRFGITAILDQYPYQISGGQKQRTAVCRALISNPKLIFADEPTGALDSKSATDLLQTLAGLNEAETTIMMVTHDAYAASFCRRVLYIQDGRLSKELIRGTTSRDAFYQTILDELKGGASDDAV; the protein is encoded by the coding sequence ATGAATCCATTACTACAAGTTGATGCTATCCAAAAGACATATGTGACCGGGGGCAATGCCTTCCACGCACTCGATGGCGTGTCGTTCACAATCGACCACGGCGAGTTCGTCGGGATCATGGGGCCGTCGGGGGCCGGGAAGTCGACGCTGTTGAACGTGCTCGCGACGATTGACACACCGACAAACGGTGACATCCTCGTCGACGGGGAGAATATTGCCAAACTCGAGGAAGAGGCGCTCTCGGACTTCCGACGCGACCATCTCGGCTTCATTTTCCAAGACTATAACTTGCTCGACTCGCTCACGGTCCGGGAGAACATCTTGCTCCCGCTCGCCGTCACGAAGACGCCGGTCGATGAGACACGGTCACGCGTCGATGCGCTCGCCAAACGGTTCGGAATCACAGCGATCCTCGACCAATATCCGTACCAAATCTCGGGCGGTCAGAAACAGCGGACGGCGGTGTGCCGAGCGCTCATCTCCAATCCGAAGTTGATCTTTGCCGACGAGCCGACGGGGGCGCTCGACTCGAAGTCGGCGACGGACCTGCTCCAGACGCTCGCTGGACTGAACGAGGCCGAGACGACGATCATGATGGTGACGCACGATGCCTACGCCGCAAGCTTTTGCCGCCGGGTGCTCTACATCCAGGATGGACGGTTGTCGAAAGAACTGATTCGCGGCACGACGTCGCGCGACGCCTTCTATCAGACGATCCTCGACGAGCTGAAGGGCGGTGCGTCCGATGACGCTGTTTGA
- a CDS encoding methyl-accepting chemotaxis protein: MSVKQKWTALRNRLNVRRFQWKPKRRKSSTRPKQRVTIKNLTIRQKLWGLVILALLMVASVGGYSLLSLADANRQGDDIVNNWNKGLDYAHELNTLAANYRALELEHIVTDDAAAKEALMAEMKDIRTRINEIAPKYEQTATGETDKELFANFSRQWEMYQRVSDNMLIFSTSGNNGMARSYYDAQSQSTYDNFTQRLTELVDYNSEGSQRVGADMEREFGQSLIALLAVTIGAVVLLLFLGLSLLRSIIKPMRVLQEKFDELASQGGDLTMAIPVTSNDEIAQVSRSFNTFLATLRDIMIDVDKTAKVVLVSSKEVATEVTQLSRYMEETSGTVEELTAGMEETAASSQEMSASTTEMGSSIDSIVDLSNDSATTAGDVERRAHAMREQAVASKTEANAIIEQKRIELDEAIKGAQSVEQIRVLTSAILTIADQTNLLALNASIEAARAGDAGRGFAVVASEIRKLAENSRQTVNEIQAVSHTVIDSVARLNTSSADMLTFLDTKVLADYDRLEESATQYESDANVFGQTAETFEANALQLRHMTDSILHVIQEVATTVTEGADGTQSISEKVQLSVERFNDVQTRMQETEQRAIELSNRVSQFKL, encoded by the coding sequence ATGTCAGTGAAACAGAAGTGGACAGCCTTACGGAACCGGTTAAACGTCCGGCGCTTTCAATGGAAACCGAAACGACGAAAATCGAGCACACGTCCAAAACAGCGAGTGACCATAAAGAACCTGACAATCCGTCAAAAGCTGTGGGGACTCGTCATCCTCGCGCTCCTCATGGTCGCAAGCGTCGGCGGTTACTCGCTCTTGTCGCTCGCCGATGCGAACCGGCAAGGCGATGATATCGTCAACAACTGGAACAAAGGGCTCGATTATGCCCACGAACTGAACACGCTCGCGGCGAACTATCGCGCGCTCGAACTCGAACATATCGTGACGGACGACGCAGCCGCGAAAGAAGCATTGATGGCAGAGATGAAAGATATTCGGACGCGCATCAATGAGATCGCCCCGAAATATGAACAGACGGCGACGGGCGAGACGGACAAAGAGTTGTTCGCCAACTTCAGCCGCCAGTGGGAGATGTATCAACGCGTGTCGGACAACATGCTCATCTTCAGTACGTCTGGCAACAACGGGATGGCCCGTTCGTATTATGATGCCCAGTCCCAATCGACTTATGATAACTTCACGCAGCGCTTGACCGAGCTCGTCGATTACAACTCGGAAGGCTCGCAGCGTGTCGGCGCCGACATGGAACGCGAGTTCGGGCAGTCGCTCATCGCGTTGCTTGCGGTGACGATTGGTGCGGTCGTTCTCCTATTGTTCCTTGGACTGAGCTTATTGCGCTCGATCATCAAACCGATGCGGGTGCTCCAAGAGAAGTTTGATGAGTTGGCCTCACAGGGCGGCGATTTGACGATGGCCATCCCGGTCACATCGAACGATGAGATCGCGCAAGTGAGCCGCTCGTTCAACACGTTCCTCGCCACGTTGCGCGACATCATGATTGATGTCGACAAGACCGCGAAAGTCGTCCTCGTCTCGTCAAAAGAAGTAGCAACGGAAGTGACACAACTGAGCCGTTATATGGAAGAGACGTCAGGCACAGTCGAGGAACTGACGGCGGGTATGGAAGAGACGGCCGCATCCTCGCAAGAGATGAGCGCGTCGACGACCGAGATGGGCAGTTCCATCGATTCCATCGTCGACTTGTCGAACGACAGCGCGACGACAGCGGGTGATGTCGAACGTCGCGCCCACGCCATGCGTGAACAAGCCGTCGCCTCGAAGACGGAAGCGAACGCCATCATCGAGCAGAAACGCATCGAGCTCGACGAGGCGATTAAAGGGGCGCAGTCGGTCGAACAGATCCGTGTCTTGACGAGCGCCATCCTCACCATCGCCGACCAGACGAACTTGCTTGCCTTGAACGCATCGATCGAGGCGGCCCGGGCCGGGGATGCTGGCCGCGGCTTCGCCGTCGTCGCCTCGGAGATTCGTAAGCTGGCCGAGAACTCACGCCAGACCGTGAACGAGATTCAAGCGGTATCGCATACGGTCATCGACTCGGTCGCCCGGCTCAACACCAGTTCGGCCGATATGCTGACGTTCCTCGATACGAAAGTGCTCGCGGATTACGACCGGCTCGAGGAGTCGGCCACACAATATGAGTCGGACGCGAACGTGTTCGGACAGACGGCTGAGACGTTCGAGGCGAACGCGCTCCAACTCCGCCATATGACCGACAGCATCCTTCACGTCATCCAAGAAGTCGCGACGACCGTGACCGAAGGGGCGGACGGGACGCAGTCCATCTCGGAGAAAGTCCAGCTGTCCGTCGAACGGTTCAACGACGTGCAGACACGGATGCAGGAGACCGAACAGCGTGCGATCGAACTCTCGAACCGGGTATCACAATTCAAGTTATGA